In Dehalococcoidales bacterium, the sequence ATCTCTTATGCCGGCGATGCGTGGTAACCCCTCTCTTTACTCGTGGCAAAACGCCCCTCCTGCTTCGCTCCGGTACAATCTCTTCCGTTTCCTGGTTCCCCGCAGAGAGGAGACTACTTCACTCCGTAGGGCAGGAGTCTCCTTATCCGGGGTTTGTCACTGGGACTCACCGGGATTGTCTCGTCATAGAGACGCCGCACCCGTTTCGGCTTGCGTCGCCGCAGGTGACTTTTCCCGCCTTTCGCCCGCATCATTTTTCCAGTACCAGTAATATGGAAGCGACTCTTAGCGCCTTTATGTGTTTTCAGTTTTGGCATACTGTGATTCCTTTGCTTTACTCTTCTGGGCACTGGATGGTGTCAGGATGATGTTCATCCGCCTCCCCTCCATCGATGGCTGCCTCTCCATCACAGAAACATCCTCCAAATCCTTGGCCATCCGTTGCAGTAGCTTCCAGCCAAGCTCAGGATGGGTAACCTCCCTGCCCCGAAACATTATTGTTACCTTTAGTTTATCGCCTTCGGTCAGCAGCTTCCGAGCCGTCCTGGCCTTGGCATTAAAGTCGTGGTCCCCAATCTTAGGCCGTAACCGTACTTCCCTGAGGAGTGAAATCTTCTGACTTCGCCTGTCCCCACGCTCGCGCTTGGCCTGTTCGTACTTGTACTTCCCGTAATCAAGAAGCCGACAGACTGGCGGAGCTGCCGTGGGCGCTACTTCTACCAGGTCGAGGCTCTGCTTCCGTGCCGTCTCCCGTGCCTGGGCCAGGGGCATGATGCCCAACTGTTCACCCTTTTCCCCTACGAGACGAACCTCGGTAACCCTGATCTGCTCGTTGATGCGCAGTTTCTTTACTATGTTCTAGCTCACCCCTCTTAAACGTACTGTACTAGCAACACACTCTATAATACACTGCCGCCTATGATTCAAGCAAGGGGTATTCCCTGGCCCGCTCGCTAATAGCCTTCCTAATGCCCTCTTTGAAAGCGTCAATAGACTGTCCCTGCAGTTGCTCACCCGTCCGCAGACGAATCGAAACTGTCGAGCTCTCCAGCTCTTTATCGCCGACCACCAGCATACAGGGCACCTTGTCGAGCTGTGCCTGTCGTATCTTGAGATTCATCCTCTCCGACCTGGCGTCGACATCGGCCCGGATATCCTCTCTCCTGAGTTCGGTCTCCAGCTTGCGGGCGTAGTCCAGATGACGGTCCGCCACGGGGATGATTATTGCCTGAAGTGGGGCCAGCCACACCGGAAAAGCACCGGCATAGTGCTCGATGAGAAGCCCGAAGAAACGGCACCAGGCCCCGAGCAGTGCCCGATGGACCATATATGGTCGATGTTCCTGTCCGTCCGGTCCGGTATAGACCATATCGAAGCGCTCCGGCAGATTGAAGTCGAACTGGATAGTCGTCATCTGCCATTCCCGCCCGAGGGCGTCCTTTATCTTGATGTCAATCTTGGGGCCGTAGAATGCGCCACCGCCCTTATCGATCTCATAGGGCAACTGCATGCCCTCAACAACCTTGCTCAGGGCCTCCGAGGCCCGCTGCCACTGCTCCTCGGTGCCTATCGCTTTGTCCGGACGCGTGGCGATGTATATCTTGTAGTCCTCGAAGCCGAAGGACTGCCACATGTGGAGCGAGAAGCGCAGCACCTCGTCTATCTCGTCTTCGACCTGCTCCGGTGTGCAGATAATGTGGGCATCGTCCTGGGTGAACCCGCGGGTGCGCAGCAACCCCAGCAGGACCCCGCTTTTCTCGTACCGGTAGACCGTGCCCAGCTCCGCCCAACGCAGAGGAAGGTCACGGTAAGAGTGCATCTGGGACTTGTAGAACAGTATGTGGAACGGGCAGTTCATCGGCTTCAGGTAGTACTCCTGCCCTTCGATATCCATCGGGGAGTACATGTTCTCCCGGTAGAAATCCAGGTGACCGCTCGTCTCCCACAGCGTACTCCGGCCAATGTGCGGCGTGTAGAGAAGCTCATAGCCGTTGGCGTAGTGCTCTTTCCGCCAGAAGTCCTCCACCAGGGTGCGAATCCTGCCAGCCTTGGGGCCATAGATAATCAGGCCGCCACCCACTTCCTCCGGCGAGATGTAGAGA encodes:
- the rpmI gene encoding 50S ribosomal protein L35, giving the protein MPKLKTHKGAKSRFHITGTGKMMRAKGGKSHLRRRKPKRVRRLYDETIPVSPSDKPRIRRLLPYGVK
- the infC gene encoding translation initiation factor IF-3 yields the protein MVKKLRINEQIRVTEVRLVGEKGEQLGIMPLAQARETARKQSLDLVEVAPTAAPPVCRLLDYGKYKYEQAKRERGDRRSQKISLLREVRLRPKIGDHDFNAKARTARKLLTEGDKLKVTIMFRGREVTHPELGWKLLQRMAKDLEDVSVMERQPSMEGRRMNIILTPSSAQKSKAKESQYAKTENT
- the thrS gene encoding threonine--tRNA ligase, whose amino-acid sequence is MVPDRKTKSGVDEALDMMRHSTAHMMAEAVQSMFPEAKFGIGPTIEDGFYYDFDLPRTLTPEDLPVIEARIKDIVAADEVFTMEEVTKESARELFADQPYKLELIDELPEEKVTVYRQGSFTDMCRGPHVASSGKVGAFKLTGIAGAYWRGSERNPMLQRIYGTAWPTAGELEEHLKHLEELETRDHRRLNRQLNLYISPEEVGGGLIIYGPKAGRIRTLVEDFWRKEHYANGYELLYTPHIGRSTLWETSGHLDFYRENMYSPMDIEGQEYYLKPMNCPFHILFYKSQMHSYRDLPLRWAELGTVYRYEKSGVLLGLLRTRGFTQDDAHIICTPEQVEDEIDEVLRFSLHMWQSFGFEDYKIYIATRPDKAIGTEEQWQRASEALSKVVEGMQLPYEIDKGGGAFYGPKIDIKIKDALGREWQMTTIQFDFNLPERFDMVYTGPDGQEHRPYMVHRALLGAWCRFFGLLIEHYAGAFPVWLAPLQAIIIPVADRHLDYARKLETELRREDIRADVDARSERMNLKIRQAQLDKVPCMLVVGDKELESSTVSIRLRTGEQLQGQSIDAFKEGIRKAISERAREYPLLES